A single window of Jiangella alkaliphila DNA harbors:
- a CDS encoding LPXTG cell wall anchor domain-containing protein — protein sequence MLAAAGSANAQDVPLTTENPRPNSAPLTGGDAAYEYAPTIIAENGVYRMWYCAQDPQGAVPGDDILYAESANLNGPFTAPGGGDPLIVFEGRGDGSFDGQHTCDPSIVKVDGTYYMYYGAAVNDGATTIGVARSADGFTWERMVSAPIIAPAGQQDTGNDYGAGQPSAVYLDGQFYLIFTDTTGAGALASNGAGQFAWRSSDPTFATGTEVFTAEGWQASTPENNRRFSVANAFSADWQYSDEIESFIIAHNNDAGRTTLTFLGTENLAEHPYAPVNIEGAWAEGPGVVSLPDKHAVDDGPMECGRVPVDVIHSSRADGVPPQDLVHKGIDLVAPIDCEEPSPTPTPTEDPTDEPTEDPTDEPTDEPTEEPTDEPSESPTPTQEPTEDPTPSPSPTSDDDLPDTGASSTGLLVTLGVALMAGAALLYRYRRGTIA from the coding sequence ATGCTCGCTGCGGCGGGCTCGGCGAACGCCCAGGACGTACCGCTCACCACTGAGAACCCGCGACCCAACTCCGCACCGCTGACCGGCGGCGACGCGGCCTATGAATACGCACCGACGATCATCGCCGAGAACGGCGTCTACCGCATGTGGTACTGCGCGCAGGACCCGCAGGGCGCCGTGCCCGGCGACGACATCCTGTACGCCGAGTCGGCCAACCTGAACGGGCCGTTCACCGCTCCCGGCGGCGGCGACCCGCTGATCGTGTTCGAGGGCCGCGGCGACGGCAGCTTCGACGGGCAGCACACCTGCGACCCGTCCATCGTCAAGGTCGACGGCACCTACTACATGTACTACGGCGCGGCGGTGAACGACGGCGCCACCACCATCGGCGTCGCTCGCAGCGCCGACGGCTTCACCTGGGAGCGCATGGTCTCGGCGCCGATCATCGCGCCGGCCGGCCAGCAGGACACCGGCAACGACTACGGCGCCGGACAGCCCAGCGCGGTCTACCTCGACGGGCAGTTCTACCTGATCTTCACCGACACCACCGGTGCCGGTGCGCTGGCGAGCAACGGCGCCGGCCAGTTCGCGTGGCGCTCGTCCGACCCGACGTTCGCCACCGGCACCGAGGTGTTCACGGCCGAGGGCTGGCAGGCCAGCACGCCGGAGAACAACCGCCGCTTCTCGGTCGCCAACGCGTTCTCGGCCGACTGGCAGTACTCCGACGAGATCGAGTCGTTCATCATCGCCCACAACAACGACGCCGGCCGCACCACGCTGACGTTCCTGGGCACCGAGAACCTCGCGGAGCACCCGTACGCGCCGGTGAACATCGAGGGCGCGTGGGCCGAGGGCCCGGGCGTCGTGTCGCTGCCGGACAAGCACGCCGTCGACGACGGTCCCATGGAGTGCGGCCGGGTGCCGGTCGACGTCATCCACTCCAGCCGGGCCGACGGGGTGCCGCCGCAGGACCTCGTGCACAAGGGCATCGACCTGGTCGCGCCGATCGACTGCGAGGAGCCGTCTCCCACGCCGACGCCGACCGAGGACCCAACGGACGAGCCCACCGAGGACCCGACCGACGAGCCCACGGACGAGCCGACGGAGGAGCCTACGGACGAGCCGTCCGAGAGCCCGACGCCGACGCAGGAGCCGACCGAGGACCCGACGCCGTCGCCGTCGCCGACCTCTGACGACGACCTGCCCGACACCGGCGCCAGCAGCACTGGCCTGCTGGTGACGCTGGGCGTGGCCCTGATGGCCGGCGCGGC